One Onychostoma macrolepis isolate SWU-2019 chromosome 10, ASM1243209v1, whole genome shotgun sequence genomic region harbors:
- the zpld1a gene encoding zona pellucida-like domain-containing protein 1a isoform X1, with product MERLCVILLLVSKTFIVNAQFNGFNCDANFHSRFPAERDISVYCGVQTITLKINFCPVLFSGYTDTDLALNGRHGDAHCRGFINNNTFPTVVLFSISLSTLEACGNSLVVSTAQGPNAYGNLSLVQIGNIAGYIDTPDPPTVISYLPGLLYKFSCSYPLEYLVNNTQLASSAAAISVKDSNGTFVSTLNLLLYNDSTYVHHLAIPVSGLTLKTRVFAAVKATNLDKRWNVLMDYCYTTPSGNPNDELRYDLFFGRCDKDPQTTVFENGKSQMGRFSFEVFRFVKHKNQKMSTVFLHCVTKLCRSDDCPLLLPICGKRKKRNVSERTAVASGNAVMTAGPIITRSDETPTNNSQLAHLNSPPFKMNSVTSALISAIAILAVMSMCFFILSLSLLKRKYTPPTPLSGTHNPAFS from the exons ATGGAACGTTTGTGTGTGATTCTTTTGCTTGTAAGTAAAACTTTCATAGTGAATGCGCAATTCAATGGGTTCAACTGTGATGCCAACTTCCACAGCCGCTTCCCCG CTGAGCGGGACATCAGCGTGTATTGTGGAGTGCAAACCATAACTCTGAAGATTAATTTTTGCCCGGTGCTTTTCTCTGGCTACACCGACACTGACCTGGCACTGAATGGGCGTCACGGTGATGCCCACTGCCGAGGGTTCATCAACAACAACACGTTCCCGACGGTCGTGCTGTTTAGCATCAGTCTCAGCACGCTGGAGGCCTGTGGAAACTCACTTGTG GTCTCCACGGCTCAGGGGCCCAACGCCTATGGGAATCTTTCCTTGGTCCAGATTGGGAATATAGCAGGATACATTGACACTCCGGATCCCCCGACAGTCATCAGCTACCTACCGGGACTGCTTTATAAGTTCAGTTGTAGTTACCCTCTGGAATACCTGGTCAACAACACGCAGCTTGCTTC GTCGGCTGCAGCGATATCAGTGAAGGACAGCAATGGCACTTTTGTGAGCACACTGAATTTACTTCTATACAAC gACTCCACATACGTCCATCATCTTGCCATCCCAGTATCTGGACTTACTCTGAAGACGCGAGTGTTTGCCGCCGTAAAAGCCACCAATCTAGACAAGAG GTGGAATGTTCTGATGGACTACTGTTACACGACTCCCTCTGGGAATCCTAATGATGAGCTCCGATACGACCTTTTCTTTGG CAGATGTGATAAGGACCCACAGACAACAGTGTTTGAGAACGGGAAGAGCCAGATGGGCCGCTTCTCCTTCGAGGTGTTCCGCTTTGTCAAGCACAAGAACCAGAAAATGTCCACCGTATTTCTGCACTGTGTGACCAAGCTGTGTCGCTCTGATGACTGCCCCCTGCTCTTGCCT ATCTGTGGTAAGAGGAAGAAAAGGAACGTCTCGGAAAGAACTGCTGTGGCTTCTGGCAATGCGGTCATGACTGCTGGGCCCATCATCACCCGAAGTG ATGAAACTCCCACAAATAATTCCCAGTTAG cacatttaaacagccctccattcaaaatgaatTCAGTGACAAGCGCCTTGATTTCTGCCATCGCGATCCTCGCCGTTATGAGCATGTGTTTCTTCATCCTGTCTCTGTCACTGCTGAAAAGGAAATATACGCCACCAACACCTCTGTCAGGAACCCACAACCCAGCATTcagctaa
- the si:ch211-103f14.3 gene encoding zona pellucida-like domain-containing protein 1: MIQGSRSANSRKDILLNIFLFLLATKFNKSFQLTLSDCGSEYRRPEYTDISVNCGTEYINLAIKFCPVMYTGYNESELILNNIMNNPDCHATIDTTVLPPVARFRFLLNSTNACGSNFVTIRSIGTGVFSDFSNIETVNISGIIRSKDITTGTVTYNAELKYYYSCSYPLEYMINNTQVDVSASSIAVKDNNGSFISTLNLRLFSDINYTQPLVMPPLGIELKTNVFVQVEATNLTSQYLLLLDRCYASISTIPTTRSYFNLFMPCGSDRLTKMLVNGEMQVARFSFPAFRFTEQQNQTVSTYYLHCITRLCEISTCNTFRQCGKRKRRDVVPLTTTPSPNGVTESKIITSPAIVIRADHVVATKEEEVTISTKKPLDSSVSLGVAVGILAFACIMIVGMGAVFYKRHWHNTPSKMLR; the protein is encoded by the exons ATGATCCAAG GTTCACGTTCAGCAAACAGCAGGAAAGATATACTCCTCAACATTTTCCTCTTCCTCCTAGCTACAAAATTCAACAAAAGCTTTCAGTTAACGCTGAGCGACTGCGGATCAGAGTACAGACGTCCAG AGTACACAGACATCTCTGTAAACTGTGGAACGGAGTACATCAATCTGGCTATCAAATTCTGTCCTGTCATGTACACCGGCTACAACGAATCAGAGTTAATTCTCAACAACATCATGAATAACCCAGACTGCCATGCGACCATCGATACTACCGTTTTACCTCCTGTGGCCCGATTTAGGTTCCTGCTTAACTCAACCAATGCCTGCGGCAGCAACTTTGTT ACAATAAGGAGTATAGGGACAGGTGTATTCTCAGACTTCTCCAACATCGAGACGGTCAACATCAGTGGAATTATACGATCGAAAGACATCACAACAGGCACTGTGACGTataatgctgagctgaagtacTACTACTCATGCTCCTATCCTCTGGAGTACATGATCAACAACACTCAAGTGGATGT GTCGGCCTCCTCGATTGCAGTAAAAGACAACAATGGCAGTTTCATCAGCACTCTGAATCTCAGACTCTTCAGT GACATAAACTACACCCAGCCTCTTGTCATGCCTCCCCTCGGTATTGAGCTGAAGACTAATGTGTTTGTGCAAGTGGAGGCCACCAACTTGACCTCCCA GTACCTTTTGCTGCTGGACAGATGCTATGCCTCCATTTCCACCATCCCCACCACCAGGAGCTACTTCAACCTCTTTATGCC TTGCGGCAGTGATCGGCTCACTAAAATGCTGGTGAATGGGGAGATGCAAGTTGCTCGGTTCTCGTTTCCAGCCTTCCGCTTCACAGAGCAGCAGAACCAGACAGTATCGACATACTATCTGCACTGCATTACAAGACTCTGTGAAATATCAACCTGCAATACATTTAGG CAATGTGGCAAACGAAAAAGGAGAGATGTTGTGCCTTTGACCACCACTCCTTCTCCAAATGGAGTCACAGAATCCAAAATCATCACATCACCAGCCATCGTCATACGTGCAGATCATG tggTGGCAACAAAAGAGGAAG AAGTTACAATCAGCACGAAAAAACCTTTAGACTCTTCTGTGAGTCTTGGCGTAGCTGTGGGCATCCTGGCATTTGCCTGCATCATGATCGTAGGAATGGGAGCAGTTTTCTACAAGAGACACTGGCACAACACACCTTCAAAAATGCTCCGGTGA
- the zpld1a gene encoding zona pellucida-like domain-containing protein 1a isoform X2, with amino-acid sequence MERLCVILLLVSKTFIVNAQFNGFNCDANFHSRFPAERDISVYCGVQTITLKINFCPVLFSGYTDTDLALNGRHGDAHCRGFINNNTFPTVVLFSISLSTLEACGNSLVVSTAQGPNAYGNLSLVQIGNIAGYIDTPDPPTVISYLPGLLYKFSCSYPLEYLVNNTQLASSAAAISVKDSNGTFVSTLNLLLYNDSTYVHHLAIPVSGLTLKTRVFAAVKATNLDKRWNVLMDYCYTTPSGNPNDELRYDLFFGCDKDPQTTVFENGKSQMGRFSFEVFRFVKHKNQKMSTVFLHCVTKLCRSDDCPLLLPICGKRKKRNVSERTAVASGNAVMTAGPIITRSDETPTNNSQLAHLNSPPFKMNSVTSALISAIAILAVMSMCFFILSLSLLKRKYTPPTPLSGTHNPAFS; translated from the exons ATGGAACGTTTGTGTGTGATTCTTTTGCTTGTAAGTAAAACTTTCATAGTGAATGCGCAATTCAATGGGTTCAACTGTGATGCCAACTTCCACAGCCGCTTCCCCG CTGAGCGGGACATCAGCGTGTATTGTGGAGTGCAAACCATAACTCTGAAGATTAATTTTTGCCCGGTGCTTTTCTCTGGCTACACCGACACTGACCTGGCACTGAATGGGCGTCACGGTGATGCCCACTGCCGAGGGTTCATCAACAACAACACGTTCCCGACGGTCGTGCTGTTTAGCATCAGTCTCAGCACGCTGGAGGCCTGTGGAAACTCACTTGTG GTCTCCACGGCTCAGGGGCCCAACGCCTATGGGAATCTTTCCTTGGTCCAGATTGGGAATATAGCAGGATACATTGACACTCCGGATCCCCCGACAGTCATCAGCTACCTACCGGGACTGCTTTATAAGTTCAGTTGTAGTTACCCTCTGGAATACCTGGTCAACAACACGCAGCTTGCTTC GTCGGCTGCAGCGATATCAGTGAAGGACAGCAATGGCACTTTTGTGAGCACACTGAATTTACTTCTATACAAC gACTCCACATACGTCCATCATCTTGCCATCCCAGTATCTGGACTTACTCTGAAGACGCGAGTGTTTGCCGCCGTAAAAGCCACCAATCTAGACAAGAG GTGGAATGTTCTGATGGACTACTGTTACACGACTCCCTCTGGGAATCCTAATGATGAGCTCCGATACGACCTTTTCTTTGG ATGTGATAAGGACCCACAGACAACAGTGTTTGAGAACGGGAAGAGCCAGATGGGCCGCTTCTCCTTCGAGGTGTTCCGCTTTGTCAAGCACAAGAACCAGAAAATGTCCACCGTATTTCTGCACTGTGTGACCAAGCTGTGTCGCTCTGATGACTGCCCCCTGCTCTTGCCT ATCTGTGGTAAGAGGAAGAAAAGGAACGTCTCGGAAAGAACTGCTGTGGCTTCTGGCAATGCGGTCATGACTGCTGGGCCCATCATCACCCGAAGTG ATGAAACTCCCACAAATAATTCCCAGTTAG cacatttaaacagccctccattcaaaatgaatTCAGTGACAAGCGCCTTGATTTCTGCCATCGCGATCCTCGCCGTTATGAGCATGTGTTTCTTCATCCTGTCTCTGTCACTGCTGAAAAGGAAATATACGCCACCAACACCTCTGTCAGGAACCCACAACCCAGCATTcagctaa